GCCGTGTTTTTCTTTTAAACGACGTTTCGTATACGAAACAAAGCAAGCACCACAACCAGCTCGTCCACCAAGACGGCGATAACAACTGGCGGGGCGGACACCTTGTCCAGTGGAGGAAACAGCAAATGAAGACAACTTTGTTCGCCCTTGCGGCGATGAGCCTGGCTGGCACGGCGGCGGCCCAGAGCAACGTGACCCTGTACGGCAGCATTGATGAAGGCGTGGCCTACATCAACAGCCTCAAGAGCGGCGCCGCCAGCGGCTCGGCCCTGCGCATGGACCCCGGCACCATGCAGCCGGATCGTTTCGGCCTGCGCGGCTCGGAAGATCTGGGCGGTGGTACGCAGGCCATCTTCCAGCTGGAGTCGGGTTTTCTGGGTGACTCCGGCAACAGCGTGGTGGCCGGCAAGCTGTTCAATCGGGCGGCGTGGGTGGGCCTCACCAACGACCGGCTGGGTAACATCCAGCTCGGCCACCAGGCGGACTTCATGTTCGATTACCTCGGGCGCCTGAGCAACGGCTTCCAGCTCACCAACTTCTACCTGTTCCACCCCGGCAACTTCGACAACCTGGCCAACCAGTTCCAGATCGACAATGCCGTGCGCTACGTGTCGCCGATCTTCGGTGGGCTGCAACTGGGCGGCATGTACGGCTTTGGCGAGGTGCCGGGTTCGCCGTCGAAGAGTCGCAGCTACAGCCTGGGCGCGTACTACACCAACGGCGGCTTCCGTGCGGCTGCGGCTTATACCGCGTCCAATGACCGCGCGCTGGACATCGCTGGTCGCCTGGGTATCACGAACACGCTCGGCACGACGCTCGTGCCGGGTGTGATGACGCCGATGAGCTCGGTCAAGTCATTCGGTACCGGCGCGCTGTATCAGTTCAGCAGCCTGCCGGTGCAGATCAACGCGGTCTATACGCAAACGCGTATCACGCTGGGCGGCGCCAATGCCCGCGCTCAGAACGTCGACCTGGGCACGGCTTGGCATTACAGCGCCGCCAACACGCTCAACGTGGGCTATACCTTCAGCAAGTACGAAGGTGCCCGTTGGAACCAGTTCAGCCTGGGCAACGTGTATGCGTTCTCCAAGCGCACGCAGGTGTACGTTCAGGGTACCTACCAGCGTGCCGCTGGCGACGCGAAGTCCGCTGCCATCAATGGCGTCGGTGTGGCGGCGCAGCGCAACCAACTGGTTGTCAGCACCGGCGTGCATCACTCGTTCTGACGTCCTGACCCAACGCGCGCCGCTGGGCAGCGACCCGGTGGCGCATCAACTTCCTCCGGAAGGAGCTTCACATGAAGCCAGGTGTTTTGATTGATAACGGAATTGATCACGATGGGCCGCTGGGCGGGATGAGCCTGGGCAAGATCGTTGCCCGCATCGAGCGGCTCAAGAGTAACGGCATGCACGTGCGCGCGCGTCTGCTGATCGGGCTCGCGACGTTCTTCGATGGTTTTGACGTGATCGTCATCGCGGCGACGCTGCCGCTGCTGATTGCGCAATGGCACCTGACGCCGGCACAGATTGCTTTTGTGATTGGCGCGCCCGGCATCGGTCAGTTGATCGGCGCATTGGTGTTCCCCATGCTTGCCGAGCGATTTGGCCGCGTGCGCATGATCGGCTATAGCGCGGGCATCATCGGCTTGATGAGCCTGCTGTGCGGCGTGGCGCCCAGTTTTGCCGTGTTTGCAGCACTGCGTATCGTGCAAGGCATCGGCCTGGGCGGGGAGCTGCCCGTGGCCGCTACGTACATCAACGAGGTCACGCGCGCACATGGTCGCGGGCGCTTCGTGCTGCTCTACGAGGTGGTATTCCCGATCGGCCTGCTGGTGTCCAACGCGCTGGGTGCATGGCTGGTACCGCATTTCGGCTGGGAGGTGATGTACTTCCTCGGCGGCATACCGCTGGTGCTGTTCTTCACGCTGCCCAAGGCCGTGCCGGAGTCCCCGCGCTGGCTGGCGACCAATGGCCGCATGGCCGAAGCTGACGCCGCGCAGGCGCGCTTTGAAGCCAAATCGAAGGAGCCGCTGCCGCCGCTGGGTGATACCTCGGCCTTCGAGCAGATGTCGCATCGCCACCCGAAACGCGGCATGCGCGATCTGTTCGGCCCCGTGTACATCAGGCGCACGGTGGTCGTGGCCATGCTGTGGGCGACGTGCGGTTTCATCCAGTACGGTCTGTCGACATGGCTGCCGACGGTATACAAGACGATCTATCACGCGCCACTGCAACTGGCGCTCAACCTGGCGGCGCTGGCTTCGGTGCTGGGTGTGGTTGGCTCGTTGGTCTGCGCGATGATCGTCGACAAGGTGGGCCGCAAGCCGGTGATGGTGGTCTCGTTCGTACTGTGCGGCGTCTCGCTGGCGCTGGCCGGGCTGCTGCACGAGCAGTCGCTCTATGTGGTGGCGGGGTTGTGCTCGTTGGCGCTGGGGTTGATGGCGTGCGGCTTCATCACCGCCTATGTCTATACGCCGGAGCTGTATCCGACCAACATCCGCGCGATCGGTTGCGGCATGGGCGGCGCGTGGCTGAAGATTGCCGCCATCTTTTCACCGATGCTGATCGGTTCGACGATCGGCTCGGGCAACGTCAGCAATGCGTTCCTGCTGCTGGCATTGGTCCCCATACTGGCCGCGGTCACCATCTACTTCCTCGGCATCGAAACCAAAGGGAAAGTGCTCGAGCAACTTGAGTTGTAAGCCGACGCCGTCGA
This is a stretch of genomic DNA from Ralstonia wenshanensis. It encodes these proteins:
- a CDS encoding MFS transporter, translated to MKPGVLIDNGIDHDGPLGGMSLGKIVARIERLKSNGMHVRARLLIGLATFFDGFDVIVIAATLPLLIAQWHLTPAQIAFVIGAPGIGQLIGALVFPMLAERFGRVRMIGYSAGIIGLMSLLCGVAPSFAVFAALRIVQGIGLGGELPVAATYINEVTRAHGRGRFVLLYEVVFPIGLLVSNALGAWLVPHFGWEVMYFLGGIPLVLFFTLPKAVPESPRWLATNGRMAEADAAQARFEAKSKEPLPPLGDTSAFEQMSHRHPKRGMRDLFGPVYIRRTVVVAMLWATCGFIQYGLSTWLPTVYKTIYHAPLQLALNLAALASVLGVVGSLVCAMIVDKVGRKPVMVVSFVLCGVSLALAGLLHEQSLYVVAGLCSLALGLMACGFITAYVYTPELYPTNIRAIGCGMGGAWLKIAAIFSPMLIGSTIGSGNVSNAFLLLALVPILAAVTIYFLGIETKGKVLEQLEL
- a CDS encoding porin, with amino-acid sequence MKTTLFALAAMSLAGTAAAQSNVTLYGSIDEGVAYINSLKSGAASGSALRMDPGTMQPDRFGLRGSEDLGGGTQAIFQLESGFLGDSGNSVVAGKLFNRAAWVGLTNDRLGNIQLGHQADFMFDYLGRLSNGFQLTNFYLFHPGNFDNLANQFQIDNAVRYVSPIFGGLQLGGMYGFGEVPGSPSKSRSYSLGAYYTNGGFRAAAAYTASNDRALDIAGRLGITNTLGTTLVPGVMTPMSSVKSFGTGALYQFSSLPVQINAVYTQTRITLGGANARAQNVDLGTAWHYSAANTLNVGYTFSKYEGARWNQFSLGNVYAFSKRTQVYVQGTYQRAAGDAKSAAINGVGVAAQRNQLVVSTGVHHSF